One region of Deinococcus malanensis genomic DNA includes:
- a CDS encoding AAA family ATPase — translation MRASSPLLLAVSGLPASGKTFLGSWLARELQFPLVTKDEYKQILHEHLPDLSRAQSGPLSFAVMWQVADVILRSGGSLVLESHFYRPVSETHILELARAHGARLAQVYCEAPLAELKRRHAGRVASGQRPYIDFPFDHETLPDSACWHPLMLNAPLLRLDTTVPDSLHSALAWTRQQKGETP, via the coding sequence GTGAGAGCCAGCTCCCCTCTGCTTCTGGCAGTTTCGGGACTGCCTGCGTCCGGCAAAACGTTTCTGGGGTCCTGGCTTGCCCGTGAGCTGCAGTTTCCACTGGTCACCAAGGACGAGTACAAGCAGATCCTGCACGAGCACCTCCCGGACCTGTCACGGGCGCAGTCCGGTCCGCTCAGCTTCGCCGTGATGTGGCAGGTGGCCGATGTGATTCTGCGTTCTGGCGGCAGCCTCGTGCTCGAATCCCACTTCTACCGGCCGGTGAGCGAGACGCACATTCTGGAACTGGCCAGGGCACACGGCGCACGTCTGGCCCAGGTTTACTGCGAGGCGCCACTGGCTGAGCTCAAGCGGCGCCATGCCGGGCGGGTAGCATCGGGACAGCGACCTTACATCGACTTTCCCTTTGACCACGAAACATTGCCGGACAGTGCCTGCTGGCATCCGCTGATGCTGAACGCGCCCCTGCTGCGCCTGGATACCACCGTCCCAGACAGCCTGCATAGCGCCCTGGCATGGA
- a CDS encoding AAA family ATPase has translation MLVVFSGLPGTGKSSLARLLAPHLQAAYIRVDSVEAAILSATGQAAGVTGYAAAYAIAADNLHLGLNVVADSVNPLAVTRQAWRGVADQAGTTLVNIEVHCSDQDEHRRRVGHRADAAALLDGHLPGIWAPPRWETVQASRQNFEPWAERRLIIETAGQTVSEAFATLLADLYLSYGVTA, from the coding sequence ATGCTCGTCGTCTTTTCAGGCCTGCCCGGCACAGGGAAATCGTCACTGGCACGTCTGCTGGCCCCTCACCTCCAGGCGGCGTACATCCGGGTCGACAGCGTGGAAGCCGCCATCCTGAGTGCAACTGGACAGGCGGCGGGCGTCACCGGCTACGCTGCGGCTTATGCCATTGCCGCCGACAATCTGCACCTGGGCCTGAATGTGGTGGCGGACAGTGTAAACCCTCTCGCGGTCACTCGTCAGGCCTGGCGGGGCGTGGCGGATCAGGCGGGCACGACACTGGTGAATATCGAGGTCCATTGTTCCGATCAGGACGAACATCGTCGCCGGGTTGGACACCGAGCGGACGCGGCGGCCCTCCTGGATGGTCACCTTCCCGGCATCTGGGCGCCGCCACGGTGGGAAACTGTTCAGGCGTCCCGGCAGAATTTCGAGCCCTGGGCTGAACGTCGCCTGATCATCGAGACGGCCGGGCAGACAGTGTCCGAAGCCTTCGCCACCTTGCTTGCCGATCTGTATCTCAGCTACGGAGTCACAGCGTGA
- the groL gene encoding chaperonin GroEL (60 kDa chaperone family; promotes refolding of misfolded polypeptides especially under stressful conditions; forms two stacked rings of heptamers to form a barrel-shaped 14mer; ends can be capped by GroES; misfolded proteins enter the barrel where they are refolded when GroES binds) translates to MAKQLVFDEAARRSLERGVNAVANAVKVTLGPRGRNVVIEKKFGSPTITKDGVTVAKEVELEDKLENIGAQLLKEVASKTNDITGDGTTTATVLGQAIVKEGLRNVAAGANPLALKRGIEKAVAAAIIEIQNLAVPVEDSDAIKKVAGISANDDQVGEEIASAMDKVGKEGVITIEESKGFDTEVDVVEGMQFDKGFINPYFVTNPEKMEAVLEDAYILINEKKISNLKDLLPVLEKVAQTGRPLLIIAEDVEGEALATLVVNKLRGTLNIAAVKAPGFGDRRKEMLRDIAAVTGGEVVSEDLGHKLENTGMEMLGRAARIRITKDETTIVDGKGEQTQIDARVNAIKGELDTTDSDYAREKLQERLAKLSGGVAVIRVGAATETELKEKKHRYEDALSTARSAVEEGIVAGGGTTLLRIIPAVRAAAEGLEGDEATGARILIRALEEPARQIAVNAGEEGSVIVNAVINSDKARYGFNAATGEYVDDMVAAGIVDPAKVTRTALQNAASIGALILTTEAIVSDKPEKQQAQGQGGGGMGGGDMGGMDF, encoded by the coding sequence ATGGCCAAGCAACTTGTATTTGATGAAGCCGCCCGTCGCAGCCTGGAGCGCGGTGTCAACGCCGTCGCCAACGCTGTCAAAGTGACCCTTGGGCCCCGTGGCCGCAACGTCGTGATCGAGAAGAAGTTCGGCAGCCCCACCATCACCAAGGACGGCGTTACCGTCGCCAAGGAAGTGGAGCTGGAGGACAAGCTCGAGAACATCGGCGCCCAGCTGCTCAAGGAAGTCGCCAGCAAGACCAACGACATCACCGGTGACGGCACCACCACCGCCACCGTGCTGGGACAGGCCATCGTGAAAGAAGGTCTGCGCAACGTCGCCGCCGGCGCCAACCCCCTGGCCCTCAAGCGCGGCATCGAGAAGGCCGTCGCCGCAGCCATCATCGAGATCCAGAACCTGGCCGTGCCGGTCGAGGACTCCGACGCCATCAAGAAAGTCGCCGGCATCAGCGCCAACGACGATCAGGTCGGCGAGGAAATCGCCTCCGCGATGGACAAGGTGGGCAAGGAAGGCGTCATCACCATCGAGGAAAGCAAGGGCTTTGACACCGAAGTGGACGTCGTCGAAGGCATGCAGTTCGACAAGGGCTTCATCAACCCCTACTTCGTGACCAACCCCGAGAAGATGGAAGCCGTCCTGGAAGACGCTTACATCCTGATCAACGAGAAGAAGATCAGCAACCTCAAGGACCTGCTGCCCGTGCTGGAGAAGGTCGCCCAGACCGGCCGTCCGCTGCTGATCATCGCCGAGGACGTCGAAGGCGAAGCGCTGGCCACCTTGGTGGTCAACAAGCTGCGCGGCACGCTGAACATCGCCGCCGTCAAGGCGCCCGGCTTCGGTGACCGCCGCAAGGAAATGCTGCGCGACATCGCCGCCGTTACCGGCGGGGAAGTAGTCAGCGAGGACCTGGGCCACAAGCTGGAGAACACCGGCATGGAGATGCTGGGCCGCGCCGCGCGCATCCGCATCACCAAGGACGAGACCACCATCGTGGACGGCAAGGGCGAGCAGACCCAGATCGACGCCCGCGTCAACGCCATCAAGGGTGAGCTCGACACCACCGACAGCGACTACGCCCGTGAGAAGCTCCAGGAGCGCCTCGCCAAGCTCAGCGGCGGCGTGGCCGTGATCCGCGTCGGTGCCGCCACTGAAACGGAACTCAAGGAGAAGAAGCACCGCTACGAGGACGCCCTGTCCACCGCGCGCAGCGCTGTGGAGGAAGGCATCGTGGCCGGTGGGGGCACCACCCTGCTGCGCATCATCCCGGCTGTCCGTGCGGCGGCTGAAGGCCTGGAAGGCGACGAGGCCACCGGCGCGCGCATCCTGATCCGCGCCCTGGAAGAGCCCGCCCGCCAGATCGCCGTCAACGCCGGTGAAGAAGGCAGCGTTATCGTCAACGCCGTGATCAACAGCGACAAGGCCCGTTACGGCTTCAACGCCGCGACCGGCGAGTACGTGGATGACATGGTGGCCGCCGGTATCGTGGACCCCGCCAAGGTGACCCGCACGGCGCTGCAGAACGCGGCCAGCATCGGCGCGCTGATCCTGACCACCGAAGCCATCGTCAGCGACAAGCCCGAGAAGCAGCAGGCTCAGGGCCAGGGCGGCGGCGGCATGGGCGGCGGCGACATGGGCGGTATGGACTTCTAA
- the groES gene encoding co-chaperone GroES — protein MLKPLGDRVLVEIIEEAEQKTAGGLYVPDTAKEKSQRGKVIAVGSGKMLDNGTRVALDVNEGDTVYFAKYGGTEVSLEGKNYSILAERDILAIVE, from the coding sequence ATGCTGAAACCCCTGGGCGACCGAGTTCTGGTTGAAATCATTGAAGAAGCCGAGCAGAAGACTGCCGGCGGCCTGTACGTACCCGACACCGCCAAGGAAAAGAGCCAGCGCGGCAAGGTCATCGCCGTCGGCAGCGGCAAGATGCTGGACAACGGCACCCGCGTGGCGCTGGATGTCAACGAAGGTGACACCGTCTACTTCGCCAAGTACGGCGGCACCGAAGTCAGCCTGGAAGGCAAGAACTATTCGATCCTGGCTGAGCGCGACATTCTCGCCATCGTCGAGTAA
- a CDS encoding GGDEF domain-containing protein translates to MPRPDILNKNAFEDAFHNLNGAPVTLAVLDLDHFKTLNDSLGHSEGDRVLRGVERLLSGSLPTGSLIGRIGGDEYAALLPETAAETALILFDEVIRHFHIHRDPHWPRQLGLSVGLAARPAHATTFPDLYRAADEALLRAKREGRARACIYVESKMVLKSNYYPKSQLERLAKLSGALGRTEASLLREALDDLIARHREAL, encoded by the coding sequence ATGCCCCGCCCCGATATTCTGAACAAAAATGCCTTTGAGGACGCCTTTCACAACCTGAATGGCGCTCCGGTCACCCTGGCGGTGCTGGATCTGGATCACTTCAAGACGCTGAACGATAGCTTGGGCCACAGTGAGGGTGACCGTGTGTTGCGCGGTGTCGAGCGGCTGCTCAGCGGCAGTCTTCCAACCGGCAGCCTCATCGGGCGGATTGGAGGCGACGAATATGCCGCGCTGCTGCCGGAAACTGCGGCAGAGACCGCACTGATTCTGTTCGACGAGGTGATCCGGCACTTTCATATCCACCGCGATCCGCACTGGCCGCGTCAGCTGGGCCTGAGTGTGGGACTTGCGGCGCGCCCAGCACACGCCACGACATTCCCGGACCTGTACCGCGCCGCTGACGAGGCCCTGCTGCGGGCCAAACGGGAGGGGCGGGCCCGGGCCTGCATTTATGTGGAAAGCAAGATGGTGCTCAAAAGCAACTATTACCCCAAGAGCCAGCTGGAGCGTCTGGCCAAGCTGTCCGGCGCGCTGGGCCGCACTGAGGCCAGCCTGCTGCGTGAGGCCCTAGACGATTTGATCGCGCGTCACCGGGAGGCACTGTGA
- a CDS encoding nucleoside deaminase, which translates to MTGVATTGPVTEVISAGWHVALSEAWEAYLHGSYPIGACVVDQTGHVLAWGRNRLGEPRRVEAGVISGHDLAHAEINALLALADMPRPECYGWTVLTTVQPCPQCAGAIAMSGVRAVEYAAPDPWAGCTRLLTEDSYVSRKAIRVGRAPAIVQVVALRLALVGFLEEGHSSLESSLMRSYRQTHPGDLEVATRFHRSGALQALREERAPVNEALTLLEAGA; encoded by the coding sequence GTGACAGGCGTGGCGACGACTGGCCCGGTCACTGAGGTGATATCCGCGGGCTGGCATGTGGCTCTTTCCGAAGCCTGGGAGGCCTATCTGCACGGCTCGTATCCCATCGGGGCGTGCGTGGTGGACCAGACTGGGCATGTTCTTGCCTGGGGACGCAACCGCTTGGGCGAACCCCGCCGTGTGGAGGCTGGAGTGATCAGCGGTCATGACCTTGCCCACGCGGAAATCAATGCCCTGCTTGCCCTGGCGGACATGCCCAGGCCTGAGTGTTACGGCTGGACGGTGTTGACTACGGTTCAGCCCTGCCCACAATGTGCCGGGGCCATTGCCATGAGTGGGGTGCGCGCGGTGGAGTATGCGGCGCCAGACCCCTGGGCCGGGTGCACCCGCCTGCTGACCGAGGACTCCTACGTCAGCCGGAAGGCCATCCGGGTGGGCCGCGCGCCAGCCATTGTGCAAGTGGTGGCGCTGCGGCTGGCCCTGGTGGGCTTTCTGGAAGAAGGTCACTCCTCGCTGGAGTCCTCGCTGATGCGGTCCTACCGCCAGACTCACCCGGGAGATCTCGAGGTGGCGACCAGGTTCCACCGATCCGGAGCGCTCCAGGCACTGCGGGAAGAGAGGGCGCCCGTGAATGAAGCCCTGACCCTGTTGGAGGCTGGCGCATGA
- a CDS encoding NUDIX domain-containing protein yields the protein MNFLDLSPSPERTGRACAWIEQDGRLLMAARDSGGWTLPGGGIHPEENPAQAAVREAWEECGAHAEVTGEPVILHSASGMASVCFPLRLISPELEPSPEGRPVAWIDPRVLPWADDVQLRQVLRARGETPQHLDLPPLVAQADAEGAKTGFDYGCSLEVGRLLRVLAASRPTGHLLELGTGLGTGATWLLAGMGRHAQLLTVENDPDRALTARKLLQHDSRAEVLHGDWTETLAHGPFDLIFADCAPAKRESAQLDRLVNALCPGGVLVLDNFTPPTRLPAAFHGGDATREALFGHTRLSCVEVQVSARECVLLATRCG from the coding sequence ATGAACTTCCTGGACCTGTCGCCTTCGCCCGAGCGGACCGGACGCGCCTGTGCCTGGATCGAACAGGACGGCCGCCTGTTGATGGCAGCCCGGGACAGCGGTGGCTGGACCCTGCCCGGGGGCGGAATCCACCCGGAGGAAAATCCCGCTCAGGCCGCCGTCCGTGAGGCCTGGGAGGAATGCGGCGCCCACGCCGAAGTGACTGGTGAGCCTGTCATCCTGCACAGTGCGTCCGGAATGGCCTCAGTGTGTTTTCCGCTGCGCCTGATCTCTCCTGAGCTGGAGCCCAGTCCCGAGGGGCGCCCTGTGGCCTGGATTGATCCTCGCGTGCTCCCGTGGGCAGACGACGTGCAACTGCGGCAGGTGCTCCGGGCACGTGGGGAAACGCCGCAGCACCTGGATCTCCCGCCCCTGGTGGCCCAGGCCGACGCTGAAGGGGCGAAGACAGGTTTTGACTACGGCTGTTCGCTGGAGGTTGGACGTCTGCTGCGCGTACTGGCCGCCTCGCGTCCGACAGGACATCTGCTGGAACTGGGCACTGGACTGGGTACGGGCGCAACCTGGCTGCTGGCGGGCATGGGCAGGCACGCCCAGCTTCTGACAGTGGAGAACGACCCGGACCGGGCCCTGACAGCAAGGAAGCTGTTGCAGCACGACTCCCGTGCCGAAGTCCTGCACGGCGACTGGACCGAAACACTGGCTCACGGTCCTTTTGATCTGATTTTTGCCGATTGCGCGCCGGCTAAACGGGAGTCGGCCCAGCTGGACCGGCTCGTGAATGCCCTGTGCCCAGGCGGGGTGCTGGTGCTGGACAATTTCACCCCTCCCACGCGGCTGCCCGCCGCATTCCATGGCGGCGACGCGACACGGGAGGCGCTCTTCGGTCATACGAGGCTGAGTTGCGTCGAGGTGCAGGTCAGCGCCCGTGAATGTGTGCTCCTGGCCACGCGGTGCGGATGA
- a CDS encoding histidine phosphatase family protein, with translation MSHLYLTLLRHGRSRADDEDVHEGRYDSPLTAVGRAQAEALSAYWQAYPPGFDRAYTSTLLRARETAQIVTDGLHVPLTPTPLLMEWDNGPLAGLSREAALARYPIPNFRHDLDVFTSEGGESQAAIRARALLALELLWQGGEERLLVVSHGGFLNTLLRELLGSERAWFAFSDTSFTAVRLSRGSHTALVTGVNLTPHL, from the coding sequence ATGAGCCACCTTTACCTGACCCTGCTGCGCCATGGCCGCAGCCGCGCCGACGATGAAGACGTTCATGAGGGCCGCTACGACTCGCCTCTGACTGCAGTGGGCCGCGCGCAGGCTGAGGCGCTCTCGGCCTACTGGCAGGCCTACCCACCGGGCTTCGACCGGGCGTACACGTCCACCCTGCTCCGGGCCCGTGAAACGGCTCAGATCGTGACGGACGGACTCCACGTGCCCCTGACACCCACTCCACTGCTGATGGAATGGGATAATGGCCCGCTGGCCGGCCTGTCACGTGAAGCGGCGCTGGCCCGGTATCCCATCCCGAACTTCCGACATGACCTGGACGTGTTTACCTCTGAAGGTGGGGAAAGTCAGGCTGCCATCCGGGCGCGCGCCCTGCTGGCCCTGGAACTGCTCTGGCAGGGTGGGGAAGAGCGGCTTCTGGTCGTCTCGCACGGCGGCTTTCTGAACACCCTGCTCCGGGAACTGCTGGGCTCGGAGCGGGCCTGGTTTGCCTTCAGCGACACGTCATTTACTGCCGTGCGCCTGAGCCGTGGCAGCCACACTGCGCTTGTCACCGGTGTGAACCTGACGCCGCATCTGTAG
- a CDS encoding GNAT family N-acetyltransferase has product MHHDLILRDGDLTLRPLSAADIPALCTLADQCAGELRFMGTSPAAAGYYHAALDAPDHQPFVIEVGGELAGSTRYGDIRAAHAGLEIGWTWLHPRWHGSGINRRMKCLLLRHAIEVMGMERVQIKTDILNVRSQRAIEKLGAVKEGVLRRHVRRPDGSMRDTVMYSVTGEDWPAVRDRLCSGLKPLRAAGEADTD; this is encoded by the coding sequence ATGCACCACGATCTGATCCTCCGGGACGGCGACCTGACCCTGCGGCCTCTGAGTGCTGCGGATATCCCGGCGTTATGTACGCTGGCGGATCAGTGCGCCGGTGAGCTCCGGTTTATGGGAACCAGTCCTGCGGCCGCCGGTTACTACCACGCGGCTCTGGACGCACCGGACCATCAGCCGTTCGTTATCGAGGTGGGTGGAGAGCTGGCCGGAAGCACCCGCTACGGGGATATCCGCGCGGCACATGCGGGGCTGGAGATCGGCTGGACCTGGCTGCATCCGCGCTGGCACGGCTCCGGTATCAACCGCCGTATGAAGTGCCTGTTGCTGCGCCACGCCATTGAGGTCATGGGGATGGAACGCGTGCAGATCAAGACCGACATTCTCAATGTGCGTTCACAGCGGGCCATCGAGAAGCTGGGCGCCGTGAAAGAGGGTGTGCTTCGGCGCCATGTGCGCCGCCCGGACGGGTCCATGCGCGACACCGTGATGTACAGCGTCACGGGCGAGGACTGGCCAGCGGTTCGGGACCGGCTGTGCTCAGGACTCAAGCCCCTCAGGGCTGCTGGAGAAGCGGATACGGATTGA
- a CDS encoding M23 family metallopeptidase, with product MRRVVRWFLVLAVLGCLVVWLWPQLEAAQRYMTLLRAPAPVAGSLPNPLPGRALTDTWGGARSNGRRHEGIDIFAARGTPVQATTRGMVLNIGPNTLGGRTVMLLGPGGQRHYYAHLDRYVPGLERGDWVEAGDVVGYVGNSGNARGTPPHLHYGIYTPGGAINPYPLLQQP from the coding sequence ATGAGGCGGGTCGTGCGCTGGTTCCTTGTCCTGGCGGTGTTGGGCTGTCTGGTGGTCTGGCTGTGGCCACAGCTGGAGGCGGCGCAGCGTTACATGACACTGCTGCGCGCGCCGGCACCGGTAGCAGGCAGTCTGCCCAATCCCCTGCCTGGCCGCGCCCTGACGGACACCTGGGGTGGGGCACGCAGCAACGGGCGCCGTCACGAAGGCATTGATATCTTCGCCGCGCGTGGAACGCCGGTCCAGGCCACCACGCGCGGCATGGTGCTGAATATTGGCCCCAACACCCTGGGTGGGCGCACGGTCATGCTGCTGGGCCCGGGCGGTCAGCGGCACTACTACGCGCACCTGGACCGCTATGTGCCGGGTCTGGAGCGCGGTGACTGGGTAGAGGCCGGCGATGTGGTGGGATACGTGGGCAACAGTGGCAACGCGCGCGGCACGCCGCCCCATCTGCATTACGGCATCTATACGCCGGGCGGGGCGATCAATCCGTATCCGCTTCTCCAGCAGCCCTGA
- a CDS encoding M16 family metallopeptidase — MPARSFSPPASTPSAQLWTLPGGLRVAFERRAGPGFAFDLRVPVGNAHDPPGQEGAAGVLEEWLFKGAGGMDARALQDAFDDLGVRRGGGVGPEATRFTASGLGADLGAALRLTACVLIQPELPEAELNVLTDLARQDLEGLADSPSDLLAVHARRLAFPRPAGSPFAGFTHPASGTLEGLQALTSAGLRAHLTRYGQAGSVLGLVADLEPSEAFELVQRALAELRSGQVAQVPAVFRAGGRAHHTDADAEQTHLSITAPGVAPTHPDWLAWQVALTALSGGSASRLFTAVREERGLAYAVSASPVLLGGQGFLSAYAGSTPERAPETLEVMLHELARLPQGLKPDEFHRACTSLTTSVVFGAESLRSRAGSLTRDVAVFGRVRPISELRARLAALTLEDVNAFLAGYNPVGHATVTTLGPVDPGGPLAESVFSLPAEVHHA; from the coding sequence ATGCCCGCCCGGTCCTTCTCGCCCCCTGCCTCCACACCGTCTGCCCAGCTGTGGACCCTGCCCGGTGGCCTGCGTGTCGCTTTCGAGCGGCGCGCCGGTCCGGGCTTTGCCTTCGATCTGCGGGTGCCGGTGGGCAACGCTCACGATCCGCCAGGACAGGAAGGTGCAGCAGGGGTGCTGGAGGAGTGGTTGTTCAAGGGTGCCGGCGGGATGGACGCCCGCGCCTTGCAGGACGCCTTTGACGATCTGGGGGTGCGCCGGGGCGGTGGGGTGGGACCGGAGGCGACGCGCTTCACGGCCAGTGGCCTGGGTGCCGATCTGGGCGCGGCGCTGCGCCTGACAGCCTGCGTGCTGATACAGCCTGAACTGCCGGAGGCAGAACTGAACGTCCTGACCGATCTGGCCCGTCAGGACCTGGAAGGTCTGGCTGACAGCCCGTCTGACCTGCTGGCCGTGCATGCCAGACGGCTGGCGTTTCCCCGGCCGGCCGGCTCACCGTTCGCCGGCTTTACCCATCCGGCCAGCGGCACCCTCGAAGGTCTGCAGGCCCTGACTTCGGCCGGCTTGCGTGCCCACCTGACGCGTTATGGGCAGGCGGGAAGCGTGCTGGGGCTGGTTGCGGACCTGGAACCTTCTGAAGCCTTTGAGCTGGTGCAGCGCGCCCTGGCAGAACTGCGGTCCGGACAGGTTGCTCAGGTGCCAGCGGTCTTCCGTGCTGGTGGACGTGCCCACCATACCGACGCCGACGCCGAGCAGACCCATCTGAGCATTACGGCCCCCGGTGTGGCCCCCACCCATCCGGACTGGCTGGCCTGGCAGGTGGCGCTGACGGCGCTGAGCGGTGGCAGCGCCAGCCGATTGTTTACCGCGGTGCGCGAGGAACGCGGCCTGGCGTATGCCGTCAGCGCCTCTCCGGTGCTGCTGGGTGGCCAGGGCTTTCTCAGCGCGTACGCCGGTAGCACTCCTGAGCGTGCCCCCGAGACCCTGGAGGTCATGCTTCATGAGCTGGCCCGTCTGCCGCAGGGATTGAAGCCTGACGAGTTCCACCGGGCCTGCACGAGCCTGACCACCAGCGTGGTGTTCGGCGCCGAGAGCCTGCGGAGCCGGGCTGGCAGCCTGACACGGGACGTGGCGGTGTTTGGCCGGGTGCGGCCCATTTCGGAGTTGCGTGCGCGGCTGGCCGCGCTGACCCTGGAGGACGTGAATGCCTTCCTGGCTGGGTATAACCCCGTGGGCCACGCCACCGTGACGACCCTCGGGCCGGTGGACCCGGGTGGCCCATTGGCGGAATCAGTGTTTTCCCTGCCGGCGGAGGTTCACCATGCCTGA
- a CDS encoding M16 family metallopeptidase: MPERPQRHTLPGGLTLLLDPDRDAQTVAAGYFVNTGARDELPHEMGASHFIEHLLFKGSEQVGAAELNARLDDLGGQANAFTSEEATVYHAASLPERSAELLDTLTELMRPALREADIQTERGVILEEIAMYAEQPGVRVMDELRADYWGGHPLGHQVLGTSETVVALGREALARNHRERYGAGHVTLAITGAFEPQEVLGWARRYLKGWPPSVSAPATGLPLGPLHPGHTRVIHDETLGRVHVTLAAPGLPVTHPLREAATVLADLIGGENGALYWALLDTGLCDSADLAHLDYRDAGAFEGGFTCDPERAGAALKTYRRVLRGAGELITPERVRRAARKLAVSTLLRAETPQGRLFTLGMEYLVRGEVLTTAELVSRYEQVTPEAVREVLRLCPLDTLTVVMLGPVEALE; encoded by the coding sequence ATGCCTGAGCGCCCGCAGCGCCATACCCTGCCCGGCGGCCTGACCCTACTGCTTGATCCGGACCGGGACGCGCAGACCGTGGCGGCCGGGTACTTCGTCAACACCGGTGCCCGCGACGAACTGCCGCACGAGATGGGGGCCAGCCACTTCATCGAGCACCTGCTGTTCAAAGGTTCGGAGCAGGTTGGAGCCGCCGAACTCAACGCCCGCCTGGACGACCTGGGTGGTCAGGCCAACGCCTTTACCAGCGAGGAGGCCACTGTTTACCACGCCGCCAGCCTGCCTGAGCGCAGCGCGGAGTTGCTCGACACCCTGACGGAGCTGATGCGCCCGGCCCTGCGCGAAGCAGATATCCAGACGGAACGTGGCGTGATTCTCGAAGAGATCGCCATGTACGCCGAGCAGCCGGGAGTCCGCGTGATGGACGAGTTGCGTGCCGACTACTGGGGCGGTCATCCACTGGGACATCAGGTGCTGGGAACCAGCGAGACTGTCGTGGCCCTCGGGCGCGAGGCCCTGGCGCGCAATCACCGGGAACGGTATGGGGCCGGACACGTCACCCTGGCCATCACCGGGGCTTTTGAACCGCAGGAGGTGCTGGGGTGGGCTCGGAGGTACCTGAAAGGATGGCCGCCGTCTGTCAGTGCGCCGGCAACCGGCCTACCCCTTGGGCCCCTTCACCCGGGCCACACCCGCGTGATCCATGACGAGACTCTGGGCCGGGTGCACGTGACCCTGGCTGCGCCGGGCCTGCCGGTCACACACCCGCTGCGCGAGGCCGCGACCGTTCTGGCCGATCTGATTGGCGGCGAAAACGGCGCCCTGTACTGGGCCCTGCTGGATACCGGTTTGTGTGACAGCGCGGACCTGGCTCACCTGGATTACCGTGACGCCGGCGCCTTCGAGGGCGGGTTTACCTGTGACCCCGAGCGTGCCGGAGCGGCCCTGAAGACCTACCGGCGCGTGCTCCGGGGTGCCGGGGAACTCATCACGCCTGAACGGGTACGCCGCGCCGCACGTAAACTTGCCGTATCCACGCTGCTGCGTGCTGAGACCCCGCAGGGACGGCTGTTCACGCTGGGCATGGAGTATCTGGTACGCGGAGAGGTGCTGACCACGGCGGAACTCGTAAGCCGCTATGAACAGGTCACGCCCGAGGCCGTGCGCGAGGTTCTGCGCCTGTGTCCGCTGGACACCCTCACCGTGGTGATGCTGGGCCCTGTAGAGGCTCTGGAATAG
- a CDS encoding AAA family ATPase has translation MLLVCAGCAQPSLDHTIRRTAPGLAETTCPTCGQVQPFHFRPLPVITGASGSGKSTLAARLAGRSGTIFAFENDILWGPQYDTPQDGYRAFRTALLRVALNVNQTSVTAALFTSVMPPDLTSHPLARYFDGLHFLVLECPDQVLADRLRARPAWRSSDSHAFIAAMQTFNRHLQAFQAATTTHLDTSTVPLREADTALQRWMDTVLSSTSGDQGAIPEPLQGPASPR, from the coding sequence ATGCTGCTTGTCTGCGCCGGGTGCGCTCAGCCCTCCCTGGATCACACCATCCGCCGGACGGCACCCGGACTGGCCGAGACCACCTGCCCCACCTGCGGCCAGGTGCAGCCGTTTCACTTCCGGCCTCTGCCCGTCATCACCGGGGCCAGCGGCTCCGGAAAGTCCACGCTGGCAGCCCGGCTGGCTGGAAGGTCCGGTACCATCTTTGCGTTTGAGAACGACATCCTGTGGGGGCCTCAGTACGACACCCCGCAGGATGGCTACCGCGCCTTCCGAACAGCCCTGCTGCGCGTGGCACTCAATGTCAACCAGACCAGCGTCACAGCTGCTCTGTTTACCAGTGTGATGCCGCCGGATTTGACCTCCCACCCACTCGCCCGGTACTTCGATGGCCTGCATTTTCTGGTCCTGGAGTGTCCGGATCAGGTCCTGGCTGACCGCCTGAGGGCCCGCCCGGCGTGGCGTTCCAGCGACAGCCATGCCTTCATCGCGGCCATGCAGACCTTCAACCGCCACCTGCAGGCGTTTCAGGCAGCGACCACCACACACCTTGATACCTCCACTGTGCCCCTCAGGGAAGCGGACACTGCACTGCAGCGGTGGATGGATACGGTGCTGAGCAGCACCAGCGGGGATCAGGGCGCTATTCCAGAGCCTCTACAGGGCCCAGCATCACCACGGTGA